In Trichoderma breve strain T069 chromosome 4, whole genome shotgun sequence, the following proteins share a genomic window:
- a CDS encoding ATP synthase complex subunit h domain-containing protein codes for MLSQLSRASRAVAARAARANAVQVRGFIAPTVSRRADFVQELYLKELKAYKTPAVKESDAEGQVQVFAMPKTPASPEEANLADNLKAYESMAVEIEGQDASAQSATGVAQLPDWLEAEEEEEPHH; via the exons ATGCTCAGCCAACTGTCCCGGGCCTCT CGCGCTGTTGCTGCTCGCGCCGCCAGAGCAAATGCCGTCCAGGTGAGGGGCTTCATTGCCCCAACCGTCTCACGACGAG CCGACTTCGTTCAGGAGCTCTAcctcaaggagctcaaggcctACAAGACCCCCGCCGTCAAGGAGTCCGATGCTGAAGGCCAGGTCCAGGTCTTCGCCATGCCCAAGACCCCTGCCTCTCCCGAGGAGGCCAACCTTGCCGACAACCTCAAGGCCTACGAGTCCATGGCCGTTGAGATCGAGGGCCAGGATGCTTCCGCCCAGTCCGCTACTGGCGTTGCTCAGCTGCCTGACTGGctcgaggccgaggaggaggaggagccccACCACTAG
- a CDS encoding cytochrome domain of cellobiose dehydrogenase domain-containing protein yields the protein MRFSQSTALAAAATALYIGAASAVTAPFCPTDGVCFEWGVPEASAKAGSGDIFFQLKAPTSWQWIGLGIGTQMDHSQMFIMYQDGNGNVTLSTRPGANHVMPTYKARNDVTLLAGSGVIDGNMVANVKCGNCTNLDLTGQSNWISAWKSGDSLDSTNPAAILTQHDSMTQFHVNLGQASISSDSNPFVGSSSNSNSGGSSGGSSGGSGVTTSSTNQTLASAHGILMSVIFVIMYPLGAALMPLIGKWYIHASWQTIAVLGMWAGLGLGVTIARNQNVFFDQAHSRLGIILVPLISLQPLFGLIHHINYLKTQKRGFFGHLHCWYGRALMIIGIVNGGLGLQLGNAPTRYIIAYSVVAGVTTLIYLASIALGWSRATRKEHQSKQEYASVAQAS from the exons ATGAGGTTTTCACAAAGCACGgctttggctgccgctgccactGCTCTCT ACATCGGCGCTGCCTCCGCCGTCACAGCACCATTCTGTCCTACCGACGGCGTCTGCTTCGAATGGGGAGTCCCTGAGGCCTCGGCCAAGGCGGGATCCGgcgacatcttcttccagctcaaGGCTCCCACATCTTGGCAATGGATCGGACTCGGTATTGGTACTCAGATGGATCACTCACAGATGTTCATCATGTACCAGGATGGTAATGGAAATGTTACGCTCAGCACGAGGCCGGGTGCCAACCACGTCATGCCCACTTACAAGGCCAGAAACGACGTCACGCTCTTGGCCGGTTCTGGTGTGATTGACGGCAACATGGTTGCCAATGTGAAGTGCGGCAACTGCACCAATCTTGACCTGACCGGCCAGTCGAACTGGATTTCTGCATGGAAGTCGGGAGATTCCTTGGATTCGACGAACCCGGCGGCCATTCTCACACAACACGATAGCATGACCCAGTTCCACGTCAACTTGGGCCAAGCTAGCATCAGTTCCGACTCAAACCCCTTTGTCGggtccagcagcaacagcaacagcggTGGAAGCTCCGGCGGCTCCTCCGGCGGCTCTG GTGTAACCACCAGCTCGACTAACCAGACTCTGGCCAGTGCCCACGGCATCCTCATGTCGGTCATCTTCGTTATCATGTATCCGCTCGGCGCTGCCTTGATGCCTCTGATCGGGAAGTGGTATATCCACGCATCTTGGCAGACTATTGCTGTCCTGGGAATGTGGGCTGGACTCGGACTTGGTGTCACCATTGCCAGAAACCAGAACGTG TTCTTTGACCAAGCTCACTCTCGCTTGGGAATAATCCTCGTTCCCCTCATCAGCCTGCAGCCCCTCTTTGGCTTGATTCACCACATCAACTATCTCAAGACGCAGAAGCgtggcttctttggccaCCTTCACTGCTGGTATGGACGTGCGCTCATGATTATTGGCATTGTCAACGGCGGTCTCGGTTTACAGCTCGGCAACGCCCCTACGCGTTACATCATTGCCTACTCGGTCGTGGCTGGCGTTACTACGCTGATTTACTTGGCTTCGATTGCTCTTGGCTGGAGCCGAGCGACCAGGAAAGAGCACCAGTCGAAGCAGGAGTATGCATCGGTGGCTCAAGCCTCGTAA
- a CDS encoding protein kinase domain-containing protein translates to MIKKASSPPKALSTVRGFQITPAASGDEDSDNGIDTPRLSAHRGRPRIDDVVSANCSPILRGTASPRISGIAKLRLQMEPLSLDPGSRSSSTSRNGSRLNSSTSLGQISRSQSRDGARSETGSELSDGGSTSYEVNLENDFVSESVRERSFMGTLEGGLNPRRKMTSEDFEPLRCLGKGTYGTVVLVKQRATGRLYAQKQFKKASLVVHKKLVEQTKTERQILESVNRHPFVVKLFYAFQDQEKLYLILEYGQGGELFTHLNTEKMFSESVAAFYMAEMLLAISHLHDTLGVVYRDLKPENCLLDAEGHLLLTDFGLSKVAVEQSEDSCNSILGTVEYMAPEVILGKKYGKAVDWWSFGALAYDLMTGNPPFRGGNHAKIQDNIVKQKLVLPYYLSLDAKDLLTRLLRKDPNKRLGAVMPKDMQTLKKHRFFRKIDWKKLAAREMEPPIQPMITDPELAENFAPEFTELSLSPTVSSRDFWPASPSKDDMFGGFSFVASSSLLESGGYLASR, encoded by the coding sequence ATGATCAAGAAAGCGAGCTCTCCCCCAAAGGCGCTATCCACAGTACGTGGTTTCCAGATCACGCCAGCGGCCTCTGGCGATGAGGATTCCGACAATGGGATCGACACCCCACGCCTTTCAGCTCATCGAGGCCGTCCGCGCATCGATGATGTTGTGAGCGCTAATTGCAGCCCGATTTTGCGTGGCACGGCTTCGCCAAGGATCTCGGGAATCGCCAAACTGCGTTTGCAAATGGAACCTTTGAGCCTTGACCCGGGATCGCGCTCGTCATCCACGTCTCGAAATGGCAGCCGCCTGaattcttcaacaagcctGGGGCAGATAAGCCGCTCCCAGAGCCGAGATGGGGCCCGAAGTGAAACCGGCAGTGAGCTTTCTGATGGCGGGTCGACTAGTTATGAGGTCAATCTGGAGAACGACTTCGTGAGCGAGAGTGTGCGCGAGAGATCTTTTATGGGAACCCTGGAAGGTGGGTTGAACCCGAGGCGCAAGATGACGTCGGAAGATTTTGAGCCACTTCGATGCCTAGGCAAAGGAACTTATGGCACAGTCGTACTGGTGAAGCAGCGCGCAACCGGAAGGCTCTATGCTCAAAAGCAATTCAAGAAGGCGTCTCTAGTCGTTCACAAGAAACTGGTTGAGCAGACCAAGACGGAGCGGCAGATCTTGGAATCAGTGAACCGGCACCCCTTTGTTGTCAAGCTATTTTATGCcttccaagaccaagaaaaGCTCTATCTGATTCTGGAATACGGCCAGGGAGGAGAACTTTTCACTCATCTTAACACTGAGAAGATGTTCTCCGAGTCGGTGGCCGCCTTTTACATGGCTGAAATGCTTCTGGCCATTTCCCACCTTCATGACACTTTGGGTGTAGTGTACCGTGATCTTAAGCCCGAAAATTGCCTCCTCGACGCAGAGGGCCATCTTTTACTGACGGATTTTGGCCTATCAAAGGTGGCAGTCGAACAGTCCGAAGACAGCTGCAACTCCATTTTGGGCACCGTTGAATACATGGCACCTGAGGTTATTCTGGGGAAGAAATATGGCAAAGCCGTGGACTGGTGGTCGTTTGGGGCTCTCGCGTACGACTTGATGACAGGAAACCCACCTTTCCGGGGAGGAAACCATGCCAAGATCCAGGACAATATTGTCAAGCAAAAGCTCGTGCTGCCTTACTACCTTAGCCTGGATGCCAAGGACCTTCTTACCCGGCTCCTCAGAAAAGACCCCAACAAGCGACTAGGTGCTGTGATGCCCAAGGATATGCAGACCTTGAAGAAGCATAGATTCTTTCGCAAGATTGATTGGAAGAAGCTAGCCGCACGAGAGATGGAGCCACCCATCCAGCCCATGATCACCGATCCTGAATTGGCTGAGAATTTTGCGCCTGAATTCACGGAGCTTTCGCTGAGCCCTACAGTCTCGTCTAGGGACTTTTGGCCGGCCAGCCCATCCAAAGATGACATGTTTGGCGGATTCAGCTTTGTGGCTTCGTCAAGCCTGCTGGAGAGCGGGGGTTATTTGGCAAGTCGTTAA
- a CDS encoding WD domain, g-beta repeat domain-containing protein codes for MIHPSRQAYVEEAEQSTGIALEDVPEDHDYEMNMGDGAPPEKASAILNQFNRKRLAATIAVPTDDGRVRAKLREMGEPITLFGEGPADRRDRLRELLTIQAEMAGLESGDITMEDAEDAEEEEQEEEFYSRGGPELLQARINIAEFSLPRAKRRTAFQKVESTIPLRTHVKFRKHIKDRLQAFELQGSQTVGERHISMTRFSPNGELIAVGNWGGQVKLVETQNLTEKMNFRGHTNKISGLSWFPGATLPESGVSPDSVNLASGGAEGLVHVWSLNKDTPLSTFKGHSQRVCRVEFHPSGRYLASASEDTSWRLWDVETNAELLLQEGHSRGVYAVSFNTDGSLLASAGLDSIGRIWDLRSGRTVMILDGHLDGHIKPIHALDWSSDGHRVLSGSADGWIKCWDVRKVQRTGGVGAHNSAVSDMRWYKGLDDPLLGIPPGQDEKGAQLPKKAGTYFISSGFDRNIKIFSADDWTLVQTLSGHTAPVASVDYSNDGRWIVSGGHDRTVKLWGRNDGEAI; via the coding sequence ATGATACATCCATCACGACAGGCATAcgtggaggaggcggagcaAAGCACCGGCATTGCATTAGAAGACGTCCCAGAAGATCATGACTACGAAATGAACATGGGCGATGGCGCCCCGCCAGAGAAAGCCTCCGCGATCCTGAACCAGTTCAATAGAAAACGACTTGCCGCCACAATTGCCGTCCCGACTGACGATGGACGAGTTCGTGCCAAGCTGCGAGAAATGGGGGAGCCCATCACCCTATTCGGCGAAGGACCTGCCGACCGCCGAGACCGACTACGAGAGCTATTGACGATTCAGGCGGAAATGGCTGGGCTAGAGAGTGGCGACATAACCATGGAAGATGCCGAAGAcgcggaagaggaggagcaggaagaagaattctATTCGAGAGGAGGTCCCGAGCTGCTACAGGCTCGTATCAACATCGCCGAATTTTCCTTACCACGGGCAAAACGGAGGACAGCTTTCCAAAAAGTCGAGTCAACAATACCCTTGCGGACGCATGTCAAATTTCGCAAACACATCAAGGACAGATTACAGGCATTTGAGCTGCAGGGAAGTCAGACCGTTGGCGAGAGGCATATAAGCATGACCAGATTCTCGCCGAATGGGGAGCTGATTGCTGTGGGCAACTGGGGTGGTCAAGTAAAACTGGTCGAAACACAAAATCTAACGGAGAAGATGAACTTCCGTGGACACACCAACAAAATCAGCGGTCTTTCGTGGTTTCCTGGTGCTACCTTGCCTGAGAGCGGAGTCTCCCCAGACTCAGTCAACCTTGCGTCTGGTGGTGCCGAGGGGTTGGTCCATGTTTGGTCATTAAACAAAGATACCCCTCTATCAACCTTCAAGGGACACTCGCAACGAGTTTGTCGAGTAGAATTTCACCCATCCGGACGCTATCTAGCATCTGCTTCGGAGGATACCTCATGGCGGCTTTGGGATGTCGAGACCAATGCAGAGCTTCTATTACAGGAAGGTCATTCTCGGGGCGTCTATGCCGTCAGCTTCAACACGGATGGCTCCCTACTCGCTAGCGCTGGTCTGGATAGCATCGGCAGGATATGGGATCTGCGATCAGGGCGGACCGTAATGATCCTAGATGGACATCTAGATGGACACATCAAACCGATACACGCCTTAGACTGGAGCTCTGATGGACACCGAGTCCTGTCCGGCTCtgctgatggatggatcaagtGCTGGGATGTCCGCAAAGTGCAGAGGACCGGTGGTGTTGGTGCCCACAACAGTGCTGTCTCCGATATGCGCTGGTACAAAGGCTTGGATGACCCTCTTCTTGGAATCCCACCGGGCCAAGACGAGAAGGGTGCACAGCTGCCCAAGAAGGCCGGCACCTATTTTATCTCCAGTGGTTTTGATCGAAACATCAAGATTTTCTCGGCTGACGATTGGACTTTGGTGCAAACGCTAAGTGGACATACTGCTCCGGTTGCCAGCGTGGACTACAGCAACGATGGGCGATGGATTGTAAGTGGAGGACACGATCGCACAGTGAAGCTCTGGGGAAGAAATGACGGCGAGGCGATTTAG
- a CDS encoding LSM domain-containing protein produces the protein MATLGGYLNKKVLIVTADSRILVGELAACDQSTNLVLKNAVERIIRTPDDPEPSAEVPLGLYLVRGDNVCSVGLVDETLDESIDWTQVKGTVIGGIKHI, from the exons ATGGCTACTTTGGGAGGCTACCTCAACA AAAAGGTGTTGATTGTGACGGCGGACTCGCGAATCCTGGTTGGAGAGCTGGCGGCTTGTGATCAGTCGACAAATCTA GTCCTCAAAAATGCCGTGGAAAGAATCATCCGAACGCCCGACGACCCAGAGCCGTCCGCCGAGGTCCCCCTAGGCCTATATCTCGTCCGAGGCGACAATGTCTGCTCCGTTGGCCTGGTCGACGAAACACTAGACGAAAGCATAGACTGGACACAAGTGAAGGGCACAGTAATAGGAGGCATCAAACACATTTAG
- a CDS encoding inosine-uridine preferring nucleoside hydrolase domain-containing protein, with amino-acid sequence MAPKCKIILDTDPGVDDVMALLLALSASPEELELAMISVTYGNVPLECCLRNVAALYHVLEKEFEWRKSQGRPEGYETLKAHKTIVAAGAEHSLADPVLAADYFHGADGLHNVHDIHEDLKPADTWKALFDKDDNTDHSPSYPRFTASKEPAYKEMLRLLRENPPDTISILAVGPLTNVALAATEDPETFLRVKELVVMGGAVEVPGNVTPTAEFNTYADPLAAALVYALTSPNPASTLPPIPNHITGIKPYPAKLSRQLTVTLCPLDITNLHFINKNYFNEAVKTLVDAGSPLARWAAHFINGAFNKIDSMEGDGREPELALHDPFTVWYMLTHDDPRWGVPAKPEDLRVETIGQWTAGSYILDKRVRSKPGEAAVDLSEDPEADPHLVTLDEVPGDTMGWLSVRKGNRIRRVIKTPGESIFKEIWMQRVFG; translated from the exons atggCTCCGAAATGCAAGATTATTCTGGACACCGACCCTGGTGTCGACGATGTCATGGCCCTTCTCCTGGCTCTTAGTGCCTCccccgaggagctggagctggccatGATTTCTGTCACATACGGCAATGTTCCTCTGGAATG CTGTCTTCGAAACGTGGCTGCCCTGTACCACGTCTTGGAGAAGGAGTTCGAGTGGAGGAAGTCTCAAGGCCGTCCCGAGGGTTATGAGACTCTGAAAGCCCACAAGACCATTGTGGCTGCAGGAGCTGAACACTCCCTGGCCGACCCTGTCTTGGCTGCCGACTACTTCC ACGGCGCTGATGGACTGCACAATGTTCATGATATCCATGAGGATCTGAAGCCCGCTGATACTTGGAAGGCCTTGTTTGACAAGGATGACAACACTGACCACAGTCCTTCTTACCCTCGCTTCACAGCTTCCAAGGAGCCTGCTTACAAGGAGATGCTGCGTCTTCTCAGAGAGAACCCTCCAGACACCATCAGCATTCTCGCCGTCGGCCCCCTCACAAACGTTGCGCTGGCAGCTACCGAGGACCCCGAGACATTCCTCAGGGTCAAGGAGCTGGTTGTCATGGGCGGAGCCGTCGAGGTTCCCGGCAACGTCACTCCCACTGCGGAATTCAACACATATGCCGATCCTCTTGCTGCCGCTCTCGTCTATGCCCTTACATCGCCCAACCCTGCGTCGACATTGCCGCCTATCCCTAACCACATTACGGGCATCAAGCCGTACCCTGCGAAGCTCTCTCGGCAGCTCACTGTCACACTGTGCCCCCTGGACATCACAAACCTCCacttcatcaacaagaacTACTTCAATGAAGCAGTCAAGACTCTTGTTGATGCCGGCAGCCCCCTCGCTCGATGGGCTGCCCACTTCATCAATGGAGCCTTTAACAAGATTGACTCAATGGAGGGAGATGGCAGGGAGCCCGAATTGGCACTACACGATCCCTTCACCGTTTGGTACATGCTGACACACGACGACCCGCGATGGGGGGTGCCTGCGAAGCCCGAAGATCTCCGAGTTGAGACGATTGGACAATGGACTGCAGGATCGTACATCCTGGACAAGCGTGTCAGATCCAAGCCCGGTGAGGCTGCCGTGGATCTATCAGAAGACCCCGAGGCCGACCCCCACCTGGTTACTTTGGACGAGGTCCCAGGAGATACCATGGGCTGGTTGAGCGTTCGCAAGGGAAACAGAATCAGGCGGGTGATTAAAACTCCTGGAgaaagcatcttcaaggagaTCTGGATGCAGCGTGTTTTTGGATAG